The genomic stretch CCCTGCCTTTTTCGTCCCTATGCGTTGGCATACATTGCGAGTGTCTCACGTACTTTCTGCTTCCTGCTGTATATCCATCCCGCACACCTTTCACCGTTATAGATGAAGTTCGTACAGAAAACAGATCGTTCAAGCCTTTCAAGACATCTTTTATCAGCTTGGTGTCCCCGAATACGCCTATCACCTTTTCGCTGTATTCCACGGTTTCAAGATTGAGCGTTGAAAGATCTGCGAATGTTGTCGGCTGTTTCGCTGCGCTTTCCTTTAGAGGTGCTTTCAGATAAATGTTGGCTTCGTCCCCTGCAGTGTGGGTGTATCGTTCTATAAACTTTTCAAGGTCGTAAATCCGCTCTTTTTGAAATCGTCCAACCGCTATACTTGTTGCGTTCTAAATACATACCGCCCCCCATGCTGTAATTTTCACGGTGTTCGTATTCCTTGTCATTCTCTGCCAAATAAGCCGTTCCCTCAAAATTGGCGGCATATTTACGCATTTCGGAAAAGAGATTTCGTGTATGGGTGGAAAAGCCTAAAATCACGGCTCTCTCTATACGGTAGTCGTGGTAGTCCGTATAGCTGTCACACTCGCTCACCCGTAGTTCACCGACAAAATGACGGCTTTTGCATTCGAAGGGATAAGGAGGCGCAAGCGTTCCGCTCCGATTTTTGCGGTGTGTTCGTTCCTCTGCCGTTCTTTCTCCGCTTTCTTCTCCCTCGCTTTGGTAAGCAGGGCAGCCGTTTCCAACAGATCTAAAAACTTGGGGTTCGCATCGTCATAATACATGCCTATCCCGAATTTTTCCGACAAAGGTCGGATAAGATCGGAAGTATGAAATTCGTACGTCCGCAAATTGATAAGATGATAGGTTATTCCCTACTGAATGCAGCTTACTTCATACACTACATAGCTGTCGTAGCTGTAACCTTCCAGCATTACCACTTGATTGACTGAAACGGTCTGTTCGTCTCTGTCATAGCTTCTGTTCGCTCCCAATAAATGTACTTTGTTCATAATGAATTGTTTTAATGATTAATATTTCGGTTCAGAGTATCACGCAAAAAAGGATGAGGAAAAAGAGAAGAATGAAAAAGGGTAAGGACAGTGGAAAAGATGCGCCATACTTAAACGGATGAGGAAAACCACTACCGCCAAAACCGCCAACGTGGGCAGAATACCGCCTAAACTCGTCACCATACCACCAACGAAGGCACACACGAAACGCACCGCCACATACGCAACGAAACCGACCAGTAACCACTTCACCAAAATTTTTATGCCGATTGGAATGGAGCCGAAGCCTCGTTTCAAATCTTGCTGTATTTCTGTTCTCTTTTTCATAACATTGACTTTTTTATGCTTTGTCGGTGGCTTCACCTTGCTCGTTTCAGGAGGCAGATTTTTAGAGGCCCCGACTGTAGCTTCGCACCCTGAACCATGCAAGGGGAAGTCATGACGAGGTAATAAAAATGAGGAAATTGTTATTTGAGGAAAAAGAGATAAGAAAATATGGCAAGATTCGAGAGGATTGCTATCGTCTCAATCAGTATATGACTATTCACAACATGGTGGGTGTTAAGCCCAACCGATTAAAACCGTTTGGATGAGAGTAGTTGTATAAAGAGAAATTTTCACATATGGTTATATGAGAGGTTTGGACTGAAATACCCAGACCTACTCGATCTAAAGTCTTAGGTTATTATTTCTTTTTATGCCCTTGTGTCCAGCTTTGCATCCGTTTGGTTAATGCTTCTTTCAATGAATCCAAGAAAGATGTCTTATTGTTACGGATACGCATATCGCTGAATGTGCGTGAATGGTTAGAGTCCAATTCAATATTAAAAACGGTCTGGATATAGTCAAAAAGTTTTGCCAAAGGAATATCACCAAAGACTTTACGGCTATCCCATGCGTAGATTTGCTCGTAAAGTTCTGTTTTTGTCGCAACCCATGTGATACGGACACGAGGTAAAGACTGCTCTAACTGGCGATTTTCCAATGCTTCGAGTTCCTTATTCAGATATACCATCAACATCTCGTTAGCTTTCAGCCTAGCAAACTTGAAATCGCAATTAGTAGAAAACATCGGTTCACGTTCGTAATAGAACAATTCCAAATAAAGAGCCGTGTCAATACGTCCTCGTAAATAATAAATTGAATCAAGGTGTGTCAAGCCTGAACGGTAATAATGTACAAAATCCGAACGTTTTGCGTTATAACGGTTGATAGCCTTGATTTCATCAATCAGATAAGCCCGCTGTGAATCTACTCCTACCGGACGATTCATTTCTATATTATAAATCTTACAATAAGAAAGCAATCGGTAGAACAAACGAGGTTTTATTTCTTTAAAGAAATCTATTTCTTCCGCTTCATCCTTGAATGTATAGGAACCAATAAATTCTTTTACCTTTTGAAAAGCATTAACTAATATTTGTGAGGTTTCAAG from Phocaeicola dorei encodes the following:
- a CDS encoding RteC domain-containing protein, translating into MRRYWKQAVVIIFMVVAIITPTMDNFINNLEKEIEKKLKTIESADLNIMKKSLETSQILVNAFQKVKEFIGSYTFKDEAEEIDFFKEIKPRLFYRLLSYCKIYNIEMNRPVGVDSQRAYLIDEIKAINRYNAKRSDFVHYYRSGLTHLDSIYYLRGRIDTALYLELFYYEREPMFSTNCDFKFARLKANEMLMVYLNKELEALENRQLEQSLPRVRITWVATKTELYEQIYAWDSRKVFGDIPLAKLFDYIQTVFNIELDSNHSRTFSDMRIRNNKTSFLDSLKEALTKRMQSWTQGHKKK